GTTGCCCGCGACGTTGACGCCGGGCGATGCGCCCGTCTTGACGGCGTCGGGGACGCCCGTGGTGTTGAGCGTGCCGGGTACTTTGACCGAGGCGCCCGTCGAACGGCCTACTGGAACCAGTTATATCAGCCTGGGCCATTCCTTTGGCCCAGGTCGAGATCCCAGTCCCGAAGACATGAAGGCCCTGAACGACAGAGGCCGTTTTTTGCCTGCGCTCCAGAAGTACGGCAGTACCCTGGTGGGTGCCGGGATTCCAAATTCAATGCCCCCCCCGCGGTCCACGGGTGACGGTTTCTCTCTGGCGGACTCGTCCGTGGGTTCGTGCACCGATGAAGGTGGGTCCGGAACCGACAGGCCGGAGGGCGGGGCCAGAGTGAGCCGCGCCCGCCCAGGAAAGAGGGATCTCAATCTCGGCTATATACGCTGCGGCATTCGCGGTTAGTCATTTCAACATCCCGTCCAATTTTCCTTCACGGTCAAGCGATGCGAGTTCTTCGAAGCCCCCGATCATCTCGTCCCCAATGAAAATTTGCGGCACGGTCTTCCATCCAGTGCGTTTGACCAGGGCGTCGAACTCCTCGTCATCCGAGACATCGATCTCCCGGAACCCGGCCTTCTTCGACCGGAGCAGGTCCTTGGCGGCGCGGCAGTAGGGGCAGTAGCGGGTCACATAGACGGTGACGTCCTTCATCCCGCGGAGATTGCCATTGCGCGCGCGGGGCGTCATCAATAATATCGCCCCATGACAACGGTCCTGATCGCCCTCTCAGCCGTCGTCCTTCTCCTGGGAGGGGTCCTCGTCTTCGTCCTCCTCCGTCCCCGCCAAAACACGGAGTCCTTGCTCCTCAAGCAGCAGATGGAGCACCTCAAGGAGAACATCGATTCGTCCGCCAAGCTCGTCCATCAGCAGATGTCGGACTTGAGAAAGTCCATGGAGGAGGGGAGCCGCGAGTCGACCAAGATCCTGGGCGACCGCCTGGATAATGCCGCCCGCGTGGTGGGGGAGGTCCAGAAGAGCCTCGGGCGGATGGAGACTCAGACCAAGAACATCGAAGAGGTCGGCAAGGACATTTCCCGGTTGAACGACATTTTGAAGGCCCCGAAGCTGCGCGGGGCCCTGGGCGAGCTTTTCCTGGGCGATCTGCTGGCGCAGGTCCTGCCGCGCGATCGCTACGCCATCCAACACAAGTTCAAGAACGGGCAGACGGTGGACGCCGTCATCAAGTCGTCCCAGGGGCTCATCTGCATCGATTCGAAGTTTCCCCTCGAGAATTTCTCAAAGCTCCTCCAGCTCAAGGACGAGGAGGAGAAGAAAAGCGCACGCAGGCTTTTTCTGAGCGACGTCAAGAAGCACGTCGACGCCATCGCCCAGAAGTACATCCTGCCCGACGAAGGCACCCTGGATTTCGCCATGATGTACGTGCCGGCGGAAAACGTCTACTACGAGATCATCCTCAAGAGCGACCCGGACGAGAGGGACCTCCTGATGTATGCGCAGGACAAGCGGATCTTTCCCGTCTCGCCCAACAGCTTCTACGCGTACCTGCAGACCGTCGCGATCGGCTTCAAGGGCATGCAGATGCAGGAGGGCATCCGCGCCGTTCTGGACAACATCGCGAGGCTGAAGGGCGACTTCAAAAAATTCGGGGAGGAGTTCGCCTTGGTCGGCCGGCATCTCTCGAACGCGCGGGGCAGCTACGAATCCGCCGAAAAGCGCGCGGTGCGGTTGGGGGAGAAGCTGGATTCGCTGGAATTGGAGGAAAAACAGGAGTTGCGCGTCTTGACCGGGGGTACAGGAAAGGAATCTTTGTAGGATGGCCGAACCCCGCCGCACCATCTATGCCGTTTCCGACGCCACCGGCGAGCTGGCTATCAGCGTCGCCACCGCCGCACTGCGCCAGTTCCGACAGGAGGGCGTCGCCATCCTCCGCCGCGGCAAGATCCGGACCCTCGACCGGGTGGCCCGGGTGGTGCAGGAGGCCAAGGAGGCCGGCGCCTTGATCGTCTTTACGCTCGTGTCACCGGAACTGCGGGCGGGTCTCCTCGAACAGGCGCGGGAGCTGCAGGTGCCGGCCGTCGACGTCATGGGGCCGGTCATGAGCCTGTTCGAATCCTACCTGCATTCCGTCCCCTCGGACCAGCCGGGTCTCAAGTACCGGATCACGGGCGACTACTTCCGGCGGAACGACGCCATCGAGTTCGCCGTCAAGCACGACGACGGACAGGGCCTGGAGACGATCGTCCAGGCGGACATCGTGCTGCTGGGCATCTCGCGCACGTCCAAGACCCCGCTGTCCATCTACCTGGCCTACCGGGGGTTCAAGACGGCCAACATCCCGATCATCCGCGACGTCCTGCCGCCCCGCATCTTGAAATCCGTCGACCGTCGAAAGATCGTGGGGTTGACCGTCTCACCGGAGAAACTCTCGGAGCTTCGGGGCACGCGGCTGGCCAAACTGGGTCTGCCGCGCTCGGAGACCTACGCCAACGTGGACTTCATCCGCGAGGAACTGGCGTTTGAGCATCAGGTGTTCGCGGATCTGGGGGGAGTGCCCGTCATCGACGTGACGCTCAAGGCGATCGAGGAGGTGGCGACCGAAATCCTGACGGTGTTGGGTATATAGCGAATGAAGTCCGGCTTTGCCGGACGTAATGAGCGATCGCATCGTGAAAGCCAGATGAGGGGCTCGGGGAGAGAGCGGTATCTCTCCCCGCTACCAAATGGCCTGAATCGGCTCCAGCGCGTTCCGGATCGAGACCCGCGAGGCCCTTCGGAGGCGGTAGACGATGTGCGGCCCGTCGATGAAGAGCGCCGCGTCGTCCATCATCGAAAAAATCTCGACCCGGGCGGGGGGGTTCAGGACACCCTTGAGGAGACGGTAGCGCTTTCCCGGCGGTGCATAGGGTTCCCTCACCACGTACTGGATGTCTTTCGAGCCCAAGGGCAGGGCCCGGCCGCCGGCTGATTTTGTCCCCGCGGTGGATCCGGGCGCGGGGGAGATCCAAAGGCCGGACGATTTTTGCTCTTCCTTCGCTTTTTCCACCTTGAGGACGTAGCGCGTCGTGCCTGCGGGATTCGTGTTGGCGAAAAGGACGTCGTTCAAGGCCAGCGGCCAAAAGGGCCTTCCGTCGACGGCGACCGAGACCCGGTGCAGTGTCTGCAGCCGGCAGGTGCCGTGAATATACTCGTAGAGCTTGTCGAGGAAGGTCTCGGCCGTGGCCTTGCAGTAGTAACCCACGCTGACCTTGGGCACGGAGTTGATTCCCAGCATGAGCCCCTTCTTCACGTAGTGCGAGGTCTCGAGAAAGGTCCCGTCCCCGCCGATGGTCAGGATCAGGTCATGGCGGCGGATCGGTTTGAGCTGCGTGCGGAGGCAGACGTCGTAGGCGATGCGGAGGTTCCTCAAGTGCCTCTTGACCGTCTCCAGAGCGTCCAAATGCGTGTCGTGGGTGGACTTGGACTTGAGCGTCGCGGGGTTCCGTTCGCGGAGAAGTCGCAGGTAGTTCGCGTCCTTCTCGTCCAAGGCGTGCTCCTGGTACGAACTCTTTTTGTAGACGATGAGGACCCGGCGGAGGGCGCGGCTTGTCCCTTTCATGGAATCGTTATAAGAATCCCAGATGGCGAAGTCAAAAAACATCGCGATCTTCGGCGGGACCTTCGACCCTCCCCACGCCGGGCACTACGAGATCGCGCGGCGGCTGGCCCGCCGGAAGGGCGTCGATCAAGTCTGGATTGTGCCCGTCTACCGCCACGCCTTCGGCAAGAAATCGGCACCTTTCGGGAAACGTCTCAGCGCCTGCCGCGCATTCTTCAAGGGGATCGGCCCCAAGGTGAAGGTGAAGGACTGGGAAAGGCGTTTGGGAGGGGTGAGCTACACCGTGAGGCTCCTTCGCTTCCTCCATAAAAGGCATCCGGACGCCGTCTTTCATCTCGCCGTCGGCAGCGACGCCTACCGGGAACGCCGGGCGTGGAAGGATTTTAAGGAGATCGAGCGCCTCGCGCGCCTGATCGTCTTTCCGCGCGGGCCGGGATCGGCGATCCCGAACGTCTCGAGCACCGAAATTCGCCGCTTGAAGGCGCGGCGGTCCGCCGAGTAGCATGGCCCCGTGTCCGACAAGAGAAACATCCTCGACCTTTCCAAGAAGGATCTTGAAAACTGGCTCCTCGAGCACGGGCTCAAGAAATACGCCCTGAATCAGATCCTCCAGTGGCTCTATCAGAAGCGGGCCGCCTCCTTTGAGGAGATGTCCAATATCGCCAAGGAGGCCCGCGCGGCGCTCGCGGAGCATTTCGAGATCCGGCGCCTGGAGGTCGACGCCCGGCACCATTCGCCCACGGACCTTTCCACCAAGTACCTGTTCCGTCTCAACGACGGCAATTCCGTGGAGACGGTCTTGATGCCCCAGAAAAATCGGACGACCCTTTGCATCTCGAGCCAGGTCGGATGCGCCATGGGCTGCCGGTTCTGCAGGACGTCGGAGATGAAACTCGTCCGAAACCTCACGCAAGGGGAGATTCTGGGGCAGATCCTGGGCGTCCAGGGTGAGCTGCCGCCGGGCGAGAAGATTACCAATATCGTGATGATGGGCATGGGCGAGCCCTTCCACAACTACGACACGGTGATCGACGCCCTTCAGCTCATGACGGATGACTTTGCCCTGGGCCTGTCGCAGAGGAAGATCACGGTGTCCACCGTGGGCCTGGCGCCCGAGATCGTCCGGTTCGGGAAGGATTCCGGGGCCAAGCTGGCGCTTTCTCTCAACGCGACGACGGAGGAGGGACGCGCCGCCCTCATGCCGGTGACGAAGCGGTATTCGCTCGAGGAGGTCATTGAGGCCTGCCGGACCTACGCGTTCGGCAGCAAGCACAAGGTGACCTTCGAATACGTGATGATGGCGGGGGTGAACGACACGATCGAGGACGCCAAGCGCATCGCCAAGATCGGGGCCCGCGTGCCGTGCAAGATCAACCTGATCCCCTACAACGAATACCCCGGCTCGCCGTTCAAGCGTCCCAGCGAGGAGAACATCCGCGCGTTCTTCAAGCATCTCGCCGACAAGCACTTCCAGGTGAACATCCGCTACTCGAAGGGCCTCGACGTCCTGGCGGCTTGCGGGCAGTTGGCGACGGACCGATTGACTTTCAATGAGAAGCCGCTACAAATCTCGGCCCAACACACCTGACGGTGTGCGATTCAGAATTGATTTTTTGAGGTGTTCATCGTGAATTCATCACTGATCGGCGTGATCGGAGGCAGTGGTCTCTACGAGATGGAAGGTCTGAAGGTGTTGGAGGAGAAGCGCCTTGAGACCCCCTTCGGTGAGCCTTCGGACGCCTACATCGTCGGCGAGTTGGAGGGGAGGAAGGTCGTTTTTCTTCCCCGCCACGGCCGCGGACACCGCATTTCGCCTTCCGAGCTCAATTTCCGCGCCAACATCTGGGGCCTGAAGAAGCTGGGCGTGGACGCCATCCTCGCCGTCTCCGCCGTCGGCAGCATGAAGAAGGAGATCGAGCCGGGCCACATGGTGGTCATCGACCAGTTCTTCGACCGGACGAAGGGGCGTGTTTCCACCTTCTTCTCGGAGGGCGTCGTCGCGCACGTGGCCTTCGCCGACCCGGTTTGCTCCGAAATCCGCAAGGTCCTCATTGCGTCGGGCAAACAAACCGGCGCCACCGTTCACGAGAAGGGGACCTACCTGTGCATGGAGGGCCCACAGTTCTCGACGCGTGCGGAATCCCGCATCTACCGTCAATGGGGCGTGGACGTCATCGGCATGACGAATCTCCAGGAAGCCAAGCTCGCGCGCGAGGCGGAGATCTGCTACGCGACGCTGGCCCTCTCGACGGATTACGATTGCTGGCACGAGGGCCACGACGACGTGACGATCGATATGGTGATCGCGACGCTGACGAAGAACGTTGAGACGGCCAAGAAGATCATCCGGCGGTCGGTCACCGCCATCGGCGCCGAGCGTTCCTGCGGATGCCGGACGGCGATGAAGAACGCGATCCTGACCGACCGGAAAATGATCCCGTCGGAAGCAAAGAAGCGTTTGGAAGTCATCGCGGGGAAATATTTTTAATGTCCATTCTCGTCATCGGCAGCGTCGCCTTCGATCACGTCAAAACCCCCTTCGGCGAGGCGCCCGAGGCCTTGGGCGGTTCCGCGATCCACTTCTCGGCCGCCGCGAGCCTGCTTGCGAAACTGCGTCTGGTCGGCGTGGTGGGCGAGGACTTTCCTCAGGCTCGGATCGAATTCTTGAAAAATCGCGGCGTGGATCTTGCGGGCCTGGAGATCGCCAAGGGAAAGACGTTCCGGTGGAAGGGGGAGTACGGATTCGACCTCAACGTGGCCAAGACGCTGGACACCCAGTTGAACGTCTTCGCCGACTTCGCCCCGAAGATTCCCGAATCGTGGAAAGACGCCGACGTCGTGTTTTTGGGAAACATCCATCCGGCCCTTCAGTCCCGGGTGCTCGACCAGGTCCGAAAGAAGCGCCTGACCGCCCTGGACACGATGAATTTCTGGATCGAGGGCGAGCCCGAGGCCTTGAAGAGGGTGATCGCGCGGGTGGACCTGGTGATCATCAACGAGGGCGAGGCCCGGCAGCTGACGAAGGAGGCCTCCTTGGTGGCGGCCGCCCGAAAGATCCGCTCCTTGGGCCCGAAGGTCGTGGTGATCAAAAGAGGGGAGTATGGCTCCCTCCTGTTCCACGGCGAGGACGTCTTTTCCGCGCCCGGCCTGCCCTTGGAGACGGTCAAGGATCCCACGGGGGCGGGCGACAGTTTCGCCGGCGGTTTTTTGGGTTTCATCGCCTCGCGCGGGGACCTTTCCGCCGGAACGCTCCGGCAGGGCGTCATCATGGGGAGCGCGATGGCCTCGTTCAACGTGGAGGACTTCAGCTGCCGCAGGCTCGAGACGCTCACCCTCCCGGAGATCAACCGGCGCCTGGAGGAGTTCAAGCGCTTGGCGCACTTTGAGGAGATCCGCATCTAAATGGAAACCCTCGGACAATTCCTGAAACGGGAGCGCGAGTTCCGCGGCATCACGATCGACCGGTTGGCCAGCATGACGCGGATCAACTCCGGCGTCCTGAAGAAGATTGAAGGGGACGATCTCCGCCCCCCGCTTCAGCCCGTCTACATCAAGAGCTTTCTCAAGTCCTATGCCGGCTCGATCGGCCTGGACCCGCGGGACGTCCTCATGAAGTACGAAGGCCAGGCGGCCACCGACAGGCCGCCGGCGCCCGTGCCGGTCGAGAGCGAGCCCTCGAAAGGCGGGTTCCCCTGGTTCGGTCTTGTCGCGGCCGTTGCAGTCACCGCCTCGATCGCGCTGGCGGTCTTTCTCGTAAAAAGATAGTCTCGCTCCCATGAGTTTTTTGAACCGCCGGGGGCGGGAGATGGAGTCCGAGGCCCTGGTCTTGCGTTCCAAGACGTCGGGTGAGAACGATCTTTGGGTCGACTTTCTCACACCCGCCCTGGGGCGTCTCCACGGCATCGCGCGGCATGGGCGCAAGAGCCACAAGCGATTCGGAACGGTCTTGGAATCCATGAACTGGGTCCGGGTCCGCGGGCGCGATGCGGGAGGGTGGGTCTCCCTGGAAGAAGCGGCGCTCGTGAAGCCCTGGCTCCGGCTGGACGCGCACCTCCCCCTCCTGATGGCCGCCTTTCACGCGATCGAGCTCGTCCGCCAGCTCGTTCCGGAAAGGAGCCCGGATGCCCGCGTCTTCGATCTCCTCGCCGGATGCCTGGCCGACCTGGACCGAGCGACCCCGGACGGCGCGGCGGCGACGGTCGCGCGGTTTGAATTCCGGATCCTGGAAGCGAGCGGCTACGCCCCCAACCTCCGGGCATGCCTTTCCTGCGGACGCCCGAGGACGAAAGAGGGGCGCTTTTTCTTCGTCTTCCGGGAGGGCGGGGTCTATTGCGCCGGCTGCCTTCCGTTGGGGACCCCGTTCGAACCGCTCTCCAGGGCGGCTTGGCCCGCCATTCTCGCCCAATTCGTGGAGTACCAGCTGGGTAAACCCCTCAAGACCCGTAAGCTTTTGACGGACAAGGCTTTTTGTGGCTAACTAGCGGAAATGTCGCGCAAACTTCGCTTTCTCAAGGCCTACCGGAGCGTCTTCACCGTTCTCTGTTCCTATCTGTTGCTCGGCTTTCAAAAAAAGATCCTCGGCGAAGGATGGGCCCGGGAGCGGGCGCCGGCCGTCCACCGGAGGAACGCCCGCCGGATCGAGCGGACGATCCTGGAGCTCAAGGGGCTCTTCATCAAGGTGGGTCAGATGCTCTCCATCATGAGCAATTTTCTGCCGGAGGACCTGACGCAGGGGTTGGAGGGGCTCCAAGATTCCGTGCCGCCGCATCCGTACGAGGCGATCGAAAAGAGATTTCAGGAGGAGTTTCAAAAATCCCCGCGGGAGCTCTACGCCCGTTTCGAGGAGACGCCCATCGCCTCGGCCTCGCTCGGCCAGGTGCACGTCGCCTACCTGCAGGACGGCACCAAGGTGGCGGTGAAGGTGCAGTATCCGGAGATCGACGAGGTCGTCCGGAGCGACCTCAAGACGCTCCGGCGTATCTTCTGGCTTCTGCACCTCTTCTTTCCCGCGTACGGCCTCAAGAACGTTTACGGGGAGATCGCGGAGGTGATCCTGCGGGAGCTCGATTACTCCTACGAGGGCAAGAACCTCGAGCTGCTCAAGAAGAATTTTGAAGGCGAGAAGGACTTTCTCTTCCCGGACGTGTTCTGGGACCGGTCGAGCGCCAAGATCCTCACGCTGCGCTTCATGGAGGGGGCGAAGATCTCCGCCGTCGACGAGTTGAAAAAGCAGGGTATCGACGCGGGCGTCGTCGCGCGCCGGATCATCCACGCCTACTGCAAGCAGATCTTCATCGACGGGATCTATCACGCCGACCCTCACCCCGGGAACTTGCTCGTCCAAGCGGCGGAAGGGGGTTTCAAGATCGTCCTCGTCGATTTTGGGGCGACGGCGCGGATCTCCGACCGCATGCGCCACGGGATCACGCTCTTCGCGGAGGGAGTCATCAAGCGGGACACGCGCGTTCTCGCCAACGCCATGCGGGAGATGGGTTTCATCGCGCGGCCGGACAGCTTCGAGCCGTTCGAGCACCTGGTCGATTATTTTTACGAAAAGCTTTCGAACATCAAGATCGAGAACTTCCGTCAGCTCGACCTCTCGCAGCTCAGCCACCTGGAAGACCTTCTGGAACTGCGCAAGATCAAGATCAGCTTCCGCGACCTGATGACGTCCTTTCACGTCCCCAAGGACTGGATCCTCCTGGAGCGCACCCTGATTCTGATCATGGGGCTGTGCGCGATCCTGGACCCCAAGCTCAATCCCATCGAGATCGTGTTGCCCTACGTCGAAAAGTTCGTCCTCAAGGACAAGACCCTGAGCGAGGTCGCGATCGCCATCTCCAAGCAGCTTCTGCTATCCTATATCCAGCTTCCGGGTGAGATCCAAAAGACGCTCCGCCGCCTCAACGACGGGACGCTGAAGCTCCAGATCAAGGGGCAGGAGGATCATACGCGGCGGCTTTACGTCCTGGGGCATCAGATCCTGTATGCGGGCCTGGGGGTTGCGGGCCTGTTCCTGTCGGTCCACTGGAGGCAGGCGGGGTTCGTGGACGACTCAAACTACGCGCTTTACGGGTCCATCTTTTTCGGGGCCGTCTTGGGGATATCGTTCTTGAGAAACCGCGCATGAAGCGTAGCGACCGGATCATTTTTGCCGTTCTCGTCTCGATCCTCCTGCACTTCTTTCTCCTGGGGATGGCGGCTTACTTTTCCCTCATTCTGCCGCCTGGAACGTCCGAACCCGTCGCTGAAAAGCCGGTGGAGGTGAT
The genomic region above belongs to bacterium and contains:
- a CDS encoding NAD(+) kinase, producing the protein MKGTSRALRRVLIVYKKSSYQEHALDEKDANYLRLLRERNPATLKSKSTHDTHLDALETVKRHLRNLRIAYDVCLRTQLKPIRRHDLILTIGGDGTFLETSHYVKKGLMLGINSVPKVSVGYYCKATAETFLDKLYEYIHGTCRLQTLHRVSVAVDGRPFWPLALNDVLFANTNPAGTTRYVLKVEKAKEEQKSSGLWISPAPGSTAGTKSAGGRALPLGSKDIQYVVREPYAPPGKRYRLLKGVLNPPARVEIFSMMDDAALFIDGPHIVYRLRRASRVSIRNALEPIQAIW
- a CDS encoding DNA recombination protein RmuC, whose amino-acid sequence is MTTVLIALSAVVLLLGGVLVFVLLRPRQNTESLLLKQQMEHLKENIDSSAKLVHQQMSDLRKSMEEGSRESTKILGDRLDNAARVVGEVQKSLGRMETQTKNIEEVGKDISRLNDILKAPKLRGALGELFLGDLLAQVLPRDRYAIQHKFKNGQTVDAVIKSSQGLICIDSKFPLENFSKLLQLKDEEEKKSARRLFLSDVKKHVDAIAQKYILPDEGTLDFAMMYVPAENVYYEIILKSDPDERDLLMYAQDKRIFPVSPNSFYAYLQTVAIGFKGMQMQEGIRAVLDNIARLKGDFKKFGEEFALVGRHLSNARGSYESAEKRAVRLGEKLDSLELEEKQELRVLTGGTGKESL
- the grxC gene encoding glutaredoxin 3, with amino-acid sequence MTPRARNGNLRGMKDVTVYVTRYCPYCRAAKDLLRSKKAGFREIDVSDDEEFDALVKRTGWKTVPQIFIGDEMIGGFEELASLDREGKLDGMLK
- a CDS encoding helix-turn-helix transcriptional regulator — encoded protein: METLGQFLKREREFRGITIDRLASMTRINSGVLKKIEGDDLRPPLQPVYIKSFLKSYAGSIGLDPRDVLMKYEGQAATDRPPAPVPVESEPSKGGFPWFGLVAAVAVTASIALAVFLVKR
- the mtnP gene encoding S-methyl-5'-thioadenosine phosphorylase, which produces MNSSLIGVIGGSGLYEMEGLKVLEEKRLETPFGEPSDAYIVGELEGRKVVFLPRHGRGHRISPSELNFRANIWGLKKLGVDAILAVSAVGSMKKEIEPGHMVVIDQFFDRTKGRVSTFFSEGVVAHVAFADPVCSEIRKVLIASGKQTGATVHEKGTYLCMEGPQFSTRAESRIYRQWGVDVIGMTNLQEAKLAREAEICYATLALSTDYDCWHEGHDDVTIDMVIATLTKNVETAKKIIRRSVTAIGAERSCGCRTAMKNAILTDRKMIPSEAKKRLEVIAGKYF
- a CDS encoding AarF/UbiB family protein is translated as MSRKLRFLKAYRSVFTVLCSYLLLGFQKKILGEGWARERAPAVHRRNARRIERTILELKGLFIKVGQMLSIMSNFLPEDLTQGLEGLQDSVPPHPYEAIEKRFQEEFQKSPRELYARFEETPIASASLGQVHVAYLQDGTKVAVKVQYPEIDEVVRSDLKTLRRIFWLLHLFFPAYGLKNVYGEIAEVILRELDYSYEGKNLELLKKNFEGEKDFLFPDVFWDRSSAKILTLRFMEGAKISAVDELKKQGIDAGVVARRIIHAYCKQIFIDGIYHADPHPGNLLVQAAEGGFKIVLVDFGATARISDRMRHGITLFAEGVIKRDTRVLANAMREMGFIARPDSFEPFEHLVDYFYEKLSNIKIENFRQLDLSQLSHLEDLLELRKIKISFRDLMTSFHVPKDWILLERTLILIMGLCAILDPKLNPIEIVLPYVEKFVLKDKTLSEVAIAISKQLLLSYIQLPGEIQKTLRRLNDGTLKLQIKGQEDHTRRLYVLGHQILYAGLGVAGLFLSVHWRQAGFVDDSNYALYGSIFFGAVLGISFLRNRA
- the rlmN gene encoding 23S rRNA (adenine(2503)-C(2))-methyltransferase RlmN — encoded protein: MSDKRNILDLSKKDLENWLLEHGLKKYALNQILQWLYQKRAASFEEMSNIAKEARAALAEHFEIRRLEVDARHHSPTDLSTKYLFRLNDGNSVETVLMPQKNRTTLCISSQVGCAMGCRFCRTSEMKLVRNLTQGEILGQILGVQGELPPGEKITNIVMMGMGEPFHNYDTVIDALQLMTDDFALGLSQRKITVSTVGLAPEIVRFGKDSGAKLALSLNATTEEGRAALMPVTKRYSLEEVIEACRTYAFGSKHKVTFEYVMMAGVNDTIEDAKRIAKIGARVPCKINLIPYNEYPGSPFKRPSEENIRAFFKHLADKHFQVNIRYSKGLDVLAACGQLATDRLTFNEKPLQISAQHT
- a CDS encoding pyruvate, water dikinase regulatory protein, whose protein sequence is MAEPRRTIYAVSDATGELAISVATAALRQFRQEGVAILRRGKIRTLDRVARVVQEAKEAGALIVFTLVSPELRAGLLEQARELQVPAVDVMGPVMSLFESYLHSVPSDQPGLKYRITGDYFRRNDAIEFAVKHDDGQGLETIVQADIVLLGISRTSKTPLSIYLAYRGFKTANIPIIRDVLPPRILKSVDRRKIVGLTVSPEKLSELRGTRLAKLGLPRSETYANVDFIREELAFEHQVFADLGGVPVIDVTLKAIEEVATEILTVLGI
- a CDS encoding PfkB family carbohydrate kinase, translating into MSILVIGSVAFDHVKTPFGEAPEALGGSAIHFSAAASLLAKLRLVGVVGEDFPQARIEFLKNRGVDLAGLEIAKGKTFRWKGEYGFDLNVAKTLDTQLNVFADFAPKIPESWKDADVVFLGNIHPALQSRVLDQVRKKRLTALDTMNFWIEGEPEALKRVIARVDLVIINEGEARQLTKEASLVAAARKIRSLGPKVVVIKRGEYGSLLFHGEDVFSAPGLPLETVKDPTGAGDSFAGGFLGFIASRGDLSAGTLRQGVIMGSAMASFNVEDFSCRRLETLTLPEINRRLEEFKRLAHFEEIRI
- the recO gene encoding DNA repair protein RecO codes for the protein MSFLNRRGREMESEALVLRSKTSGENDLWVDFLTPALGRLHGIARHGRKSHKRFGTVLESMNWVRVRGRDAGGWVSLEEAALVKPWLRLDAHLPLLMAAFHAIELVRQLVPERSPDARVFDLLAGCLADLDRATPDGAAATVARFEFRILEASGYAPNLRACLSCGRPRTKEGRFFFVFREGGVYCAGCLPLGTPFEPLSRAAWPAILAQFVEYQLGKPLKTRKLLTDKAFCG
- a CDS encoding nicotinate-nicotinamide nucleotide adenylyltransferase; its protein translation is MAKSKNIAIFGGTFDPPHAGHYEIARRLARRKGVDQVWIVPVYRHAFGKKSAPFGKRLSACRAFFKGIGPKVKVKDWERRLGGVSYTVRLLRFLHKRHPDAVFHLAVGSDAYRERRAWKDFKEIERLARLIVFPRGPGSAIPNVSSTEIRRLKARRSAE